In Myxococcus stipitatus, the following are encoded in one genomic region:
- a CDS encoding DUF2892 domain-containing protein: MKRNVGNVERLFRVLGGLVLITCAVMAPLSLAVRLGTFGVLGAYMLFSALAGSCLGYALMGRSTCPVEPRRG, encoded by the coding sequence ATGAAGCGAAATGTCGGGAATGTGGAGCGGCTGTTCAGGGTCCTGGGCGGGCTGGTGTTGATAACGTGCGCGGTCATGGCGCCGCTATCGCTGGCAGTCCGGCTTGGGACCTTCGGAGTGTTGGGGGCCTACATGCTCTTCTCCGCCCTGGCGGGGAGCTGCCTCGGCTATGCCCTGATGGGCCGGTCGACGTGTCCCGTCGAGCCAAGGCGCGGATGA
- a CDS encoding RNA polymerase sigma factor: protein MSRRAKARMSAAHGELLAAAARGDDEALAALVRAYHDRVYRFGLRVCRDGYDADDAVQEAFTKLARRPEVQRDASVLSWLMSVVRHACLRMLRPFVRERQPLGTRLEGTEGPASDVLDPQQALERWELIQSVHAAIAGLAPVYREVLIMRDLEGLSGEEVCRALGLELATMKTRLHRARSQLREELLHRGAWPHTSD from the coding sequence GTGTCCCGTCGAGCCAAGGCGCGGATGAGCGCCGCGCACGGAGAGCTGCTCGCCGCCGCGGCAAGGGGAGATGACGAGGCCCTTGCCGCGCTGGTGCGCGCCTACCACGACCGGGTGTACCGGTTCGGCCTGCGCGTGTGCCGGGACGGCTACGACGCGGACGATGCGGTGCAGGAGGCCTTCACGAAGCTCGCGAGGCGCCCGGAGGTGCAGCGCGACGCCAGCGTCCTCTCGTGGCTGATGAGCGTGGTTCGCCATGCGTGCCTGCGCATGCTCCGTCCCTTCGTCCGCGAGCGTCAGCCCCTGGGCACGCGGCTCGAGGGGACGGAAGGTCCCGCGTCCGACGTGCTCGACCCTCAACAGGCGCTCGAGCGATGGGAGCTGATTCAATCCGTCCACGCGGCCATCGCGGGCCTCGCGCCCGTCTACCGTGAGGTGCTCATCATGCGGGACCTCGAGGGACTGTCCGGCGAAGAGGTCTGCCGGGCCCTGGGCCTGGAGCTGGCCACCATGAAGACGCGGCTGCACCGCGCGCGCTCCCAACTGCGCGAGGAATTGCTCCACCGAGGTGCGTGGCCTCACACCTCGGATTGA
- a CDS encoding sulfatase-like hydrolase/transferase, translating into MEKPSVADAAHVDLQALYQRKKLPSKPDIIVILTDQERYPAHWGEFEKTLKSWQRLKQNGLTFERAYTSACMCTPSRGVMLTSNYSNLTGLAMTPSTLSYDDPRIPQLAALMQAQGYDVIWKGKWHLSQPVDVMQWSPYDISNMKEQYGFSDWNPPDAGTVAGFSTFDSWATAGSGKPGHVNPANDLRYLRKDGEGVEAHGFGEGALEFLEARALGRKNQDAEAKRPFLLFMSFVNPHDINFFPWGWQSLGYRAEEFDFLKIELPSNAVDSLRTKPTIQTHVRNLMNKGQPLIGQDTLTDGTDLHVPLQPDPVNNIHNYIKFYAVMTQYVDARVNEFLDTVERCGFLDDTLILRTSDHGEMGLSHGMREKVYNVYEETIHIPLVISNPKLFAEPLRTQAMYAHVDFLPTLLNLGGGAASRLMKGRSLVPAILDPSQSVQDTVLFCYDDESAMISDLQYLCHIRAIRHRHYTYAVYFSPNLPGQYQYELYDLETDKAQMHNLLHQPHDASEPVKLLWPRLQEMLNQKLIEAGQTPFPPVR; encoded by the coding sequence ATGGAGAAGCCGTCCGTCGCTGACGCAGCGCATGTCGATTTGCAGGCCCTGTACCAGCGGAAGAAGCTGCCCTCGAAGCCTGACATCATCGTCATCCTCACCGACCAGGAGCGCTACCCGGCGCACTGGGGTGAGTTCGAAAAGACACTCAAGAGCTGGCAGCGGCTCAAGCAGAACGGGCTGACCTTCGAGCGGGCATATACGTCGGCCTGCATGTGTACGCCCTCGCGCGGTGTGATGCTGACCAGCAACTACAGCAATCTCACCGGGCTGGCGATGACACCCAGCACGCTGTCCTACGACGACCCTCGCATCCCCCAGCTCGCGGCCCTGATGCAAGCTCAGGGCTATGACGTCATCTGGAAGGGCAAATGGCATCTGTCCCAGCCCGTGGATGTCATGCAGTGGTCACCCTACGACATCTCCAACATGAAGGAGCAGTACGGCTTCTCCGACTGGAATCCTCCGGATGCCGGCACGGTGGCTGGCTTCTCGACTTTCGACTCCTGGGCCACCGCCGGCTCAGGCAAGCCGGGCCACGTCAATCCAGCCAATGACCTGCGATATCTGCGCAAGGACGGTGAAGGGGTTGAAGCCCACGGCTTCGGCGAGGGTGCGCTCGAGTTCCTCGAGGCGCGGGCGCTCGGGCGGAAGAACCAGGACGCCGAGGCCAAGCGGCCCTTCCTGCTGTTCATGTCGTTCGTGAATCCGCATGACATCAACTTCTTCCCCTGGGGCTGGCAAAGCCTGGGCTACCGCGCGGAGGAGTTCGACTTCCTGAAGATTGAGCTCCCCTCCAATGCGGTGGACAGCCTGCGGACCAAGCCCACCATCCAGACCCATGTCCGCAACCTGATGAACAAGGGGCAGCCGCTCATCGGGCAGGACACGCTGACGGACGGCACCGACCTCCACGTTCCGCTCCAGCCAGACCCGGTCAACAACATCCACAACTACATCAAGTTCTACGCCGTCATGACGCAGTACGTGGACGCGCGGGTCAATGAGTTCCTGGACACGGTCGAGCGCTGCGGCTTCCTGGACGACACGCTGATTCTCCGCACCTCGGACCATGGCGAGATGGGCCTGTCCCACGGCATGCGGGAGAAGGTCTACAACGTGTATGAGGAGACCATTCACATCCCGCTGGTCATCTCGAACCCGAAGCTGTTCGCCGAGCCGCTGCGGACCCAGGCCATGTATGCCCACGTGGACTTCCTGCCAACCTTGCTGAACCTCGGGGGCGGCGCCGCGTCCCGCTTGATGAAGGGCAGGAGCCTGGTACCGGCCATCCTCGACCCGAGCCAGTCGGTCCAGGACACGGTGCTGTTCTGCTACGACGATGAGTCGGCGATGATCAGCGACTTGCAGTACCTCTGCCACATCCGAGCCATCCGCCACCGCCACTACACCTACGCCGTGTACTTCTCGCCGAACCTGCCGGGCCAATACCAATACGAGCTCTACGACTTGGAGACGGACAAGGCGCAGATGCACAACCTCCTGCACCAACCCCATGATGCCTCGGAGCCCGTCAAGCTGCTCTGGCCCAGACTGCAGGAGATGCTGAACCAGAAGCTGATTGAAGCAGGGCAGACCCCGTTCCCGCCGGTGCGCTGA